DNA sequence from the Kineococcus endophyticus genome:
CGTTCAACCACCCGACGGTCGTCTACCGGCGGTCGGCCGTGGCCGCCGCGGGCGGGTACCGGGACCTGGACCTCATGGAGGACTACTGGCTCTTCGCGCGCATGATCGCCGCGGGGGCCCGGGTCGAGAACCTGCCCGACCCGCTCGTGAAGTACCGCGTGGGTGCCTCCCCGGACGCCGGGTCCTACGCCCGCCGCGGGGGGCTGCGGCTCTTCCGCTCCGAGCTCACCCTCCAGCGGCACCTGCGCGCCGAGGGGTTCACCACCCCCGCGCAGGCCGTCCGCAACGTCGTCGTCCGCGGTGGCTACCGCTTCGTGCCCACGCGCGTGCGCACCGCCGCCTACCGCACCCTGATCGCGAGAGGGGGGAGCCGGTGACCGCCGTCTCCGACACCAGACCGCCCGCCGACCCGGGGGCCGTCGCGCGCGTCCCGGAGGTCCGCTCGATCACCGGTCTGCGCATCGTCGCGGCCGTCTGGGTCCTGCTCTTCCACTGGAAGTTCACCCCGCTGCCGGACTGGGAGCGGGTGCGGGCCTTCCTCACGCCCGTCACCGACTCCGGGCACCTCGGCGTCGACCTCTTCTACGTGATCTCCGGCTTCGTCATCACGCTCACCTACGTGGACAAGATGGGCCGCCGCCCCCGTCTCGGCGGCTGGCTCAGCTTCTGGTGGGCGCGCATCTGCCGCGTGTGGCCCGCCTACGCCGTCGTCGTGGTGCTCTTCGGGATCTGGCTGCTGTGGCGGCGCAGCGTCGACCCCGCGTTCTACGCCTACCAGGGCGTCCAGCCCGACCTCGGCTGGCGCAGCTGGGTCGAGCAGCTCCTCCTCGTGCAGCTGTGGCACCGCCCCGACTTCGACGGGGCCAGCTTCGTCGGCGCGACGTGGTCGGTCTCGGCCGAGATGGCCGCCTACGTCGCCTTCCCCGTGCTCGCCCTCGTCCTGCACCGGCTGAAGAAGCTCCCGTGGTGGGTCCTCGTCGCGGGCGCCGTCGCGCTCATGGCCCCGGCGGCCCTGCGCAGCTACCAGACCGGCGTCATCTACTGGGACTACAGCTGGCTCGAGCGGATCTTCACGTGCTTCGGGGCCGGGGCCCTGGTGTGCCTGGCGGTCCGGAAGCTCCAGGCCGGGCCCGTGTCGGGCCCCCGCGCCGCCGCGTGGGCGCCGCGGATCGCGTGGATCCTCGTGCTGGAGTGCGTGCTCGTCGTGGGCTGGGCCGCCGGTCGCCCCTACGACCGCTTCGCCACCGTGGCCGTCCTCTTCCCGCTGCTCGTCGGGGCGCTCGCGCTGACCGACCGCGGGCCGTCGGCCTGGCTGTCCCGGCCCTCGATCGTGCTCGGCGGGCGCATCTCGTACAGCGTCTACCTCGTGCACGTGCCGGTGTACGAGATCTTCTGGACCTTCCAGAAGACTGTCCCGCAGATCGCTCCCGGTGGTCCGTGGACGAGCTTCCTCGTGCCCAACCTGCCGGTCGTCGCGATCGGCCTCGGGTGGGTCCTGTGGAGGTTCGTCGAGGAACCCGCCCGCCGCCGCCTGCGCGACCTCGGCCGCGCGCGTCGCCTGCGCCGGGACGGGGCCCGGGACGGCTACGCTGACGCCACCATGACCCATGCCGCTTCAGAGCACAGCCCTGCCCCCGAGCAGCACGCAGCGACCCGGACCGAGCGAACGAGGGTGACCGAGCAGTGAACGCAGACCTCGTCGTCGTCGGATCGGGCTTCTTCGGGCTCACCGTGGCCCGCCAGTGCGCGGAGGACCTGGGGCTGAAGGTCCTGGTCATCGACCGCCGCGACCACATCGGCGGCAACGCCTACTCCGAGGCGGAGCCGGAGACGGGCATCGAGGTGCACCGGTACGGCGCGCACCTGTTCCACACCTCCAACGAGCGGGTCTGGCAGCACGTCAACCGGTTCACGAAGTTCACGCCCTACGTGCACCGCGTGTTCTCGACGTACTCCGGCGGCGTCTACTCGATGCCGGTCAACCTGCACACGATCAACCAGTACTTCGGCAAGGCCCTCGGGCCGGCCGCCGCGCGCGCCCTCGTCGCCGAGCAGGCCGGCGAGATCGACACCGCGGCCGCCGACAACTTCGAGGACAAGGCGATCTCCCTCATCGGGCGCCCCCTCTACGAGGCGTTCTTCAAGGGCTACACCGCCAAGCAGTGGCAGACCGACCCGCGCAACCTGCCCGGGGCGACGGTCACCCGCCTGCCGGTCCGCTACAACTACGACAACCGCTACTTCAACGACACCTACGAGGGTCTGCCCGTCGACGGGTACACCGCGTGGCTGGAGCGGCTCGCCGACCACGAGAACATCGAGGTCCGCCTCGGCACCGACTTCTTCGACGCCTCCCAGGAGGTCTCGAAGGCGAACGTCGCGGGCAACGTCCCGGTCGTCTACACGGGTCCGGTCGACACGTACTTCGGCGACGCCGAGGGCCAGTTGTCGTGGCGCACGCTCGACTTCGAGCAGGAGGTCCTGCCGGTCGAGGACTTCCAGGGCGTGCCGGTCATGAACTACGCCGACGAGGACGTGCCCTACACCCGGATCCACGAGTTCCGGCACTTCCACCCCGAGCGGGACTACCCGAAGGACAAGACCGTGATCATGCGGGAGTTCTCCCGCTTCGCGGTCGCCGGCGACGAGCCGTACTACCCCGTGAACACCCCCGAGGACCGGCAGAAGCTGCTGGCCTACCGGGACCTGGCGTCGCGCGAGAAGGACGTCCTGTTCGGCGGCCGGCTCGGCACGTACAAGTACCTCGACATGCACATGGCGATCGGTGCGGCCCTGTCGATGGTGGACAACAAGCTGACGCCGCACTTCAAGGACGGGGCGGCCCTCGTGGCCGGGGGAGTGGACGCATGACGACTGTGACGCACGGCACCGACCTGCACCTCGAGGGCTCCCAGGGGCTCGCGCCGGACGACGGCGTGTGGCGCGAGGTCCACCGCATCGTGTTCCCGAGCAAGGCCGACATCGACGTCCTGCCGCTGTACGTCGACTTCTCGCAGTCGGAGGGGTACGCCTCGGCGGACACCGACTCGATGGAGTTCGTCAACACCGGTGTCGCCGAGTCCGACACCGAGGCCGCCGGGAACCGGCGCAGCCTCACCGTCCCGGCCGGCAAGCGGTACTCCCTCGGGTCGTACTTCAACGCGTTCCCGGCCAGCTACTGGCGCAAGTGGACGCGCGCCGAGGAGATCCGCTTCGTCGGGACGTTCACCGGCCACGGCACCGTCACGCTGTTCAAGTCCAACGCCCGCGGTTCCCGCCAGCGCGTCACGTCGTGGCGCGTCGAGGGCGAGGCGCGGCTGTCCGAGGACCTGACGCTCGCCCCCTTCGCCGACGGCGGCTGGTACTGGATCGACGTCGCCGGCGGCGCCGAGGAGCTCACGCTCGTCGAGGCCGCGTGGAGCGCCCCCGTCGCCGACCAGCCCGCGGGCAAGGCGTCCATCGGCGTCACGACGATGAACCGTCCCGACTACTGCGTGAAGACGCTCAACGCCCTCGCGGCGGACGCGTCCGTGCTCGAGGTCCTCGACGAGATCGTCATCGTCGACCAGGGCACGCAGAAGCTGCGTGAGCAGGAGGGCTACGAGGAGGTCGCGGCGCTCCTCGGCTCCAAGCTGCGCGTCATCGACCAGGCCAACCTCGGCGGGTCCGGCGGGTTCGCCCGCGGCATGTTCGAGGCCGTCCGCGGCGAGAAGAGCAAGTACGTCCTGCTCCTCGACGACGACGTGAACATCGAGCCCGAGGGCATCGTCCGCGCCGTGCAGTTCGGCGACGCGTGCCGCAAGCCGACCCTCGTCGGTGGGCACATGTTCGACATGTACGACCGCTCGGTGCTGCACACGCTGGGCGAGTCGGTGAACCTCTACCGGTTCTTCTGGGGCCCGGCGCGCGGGCTGTACCACGGCCACAACCTGGCGGCCTCGAACCTGCGCCAGACGCCGTGGATGCACCGCCGCGTCGACACCGACTACAACGGCTGGTGGATGTGCCTCATCCCCGTCGAGGTCGTCAAGGAGATCGGGCTCTCGCTGCCCGCCTTCATCAAGTGGGACGACGCCGAGTACGGCCTGCGCGCCATGGAGCACGGCTACTCGACGGTGTCGCTGCCGGGCGCCTGCGTCTGGCACGTGTCGTGGAACGACAAGGACGACACGATCGACTGGCAGGCCTACTACCACGAGCGCAACCGCTTCCTCGTGGCGCTGCTGTACTCCCCGTACGAGCGCGGTGGCCGGCTGTTCCGCGAGAGCAGCTACACCGACGTCAAGCACCTCATCTCGATGCAGTACTACGCCCAGACCCTGCGGAACCGGGCGCTGTCCGACCTGCTCAAGGGGCCGGGCCACCTGCACGAGACCCTCGGCACGACGCTGCCGGCGATCCGCGCCGCCCGCGCCGAGCACCCCGACGCCCAGGTCGAGGCCGAACCGGACGCGTTCCCCTCGCCCACCCGCGGCAAGCCCGCGCACAAGGGCAAGGAGCCGAAGCCGCCGAAGCGCGTCACGCTGCTGCCGTGGGCGGCCCAGGCCGCGCTGCGTCAGCTCAAGCCCGTCAAGCCCGAGGCCAACGAGCGTCCGGACGCGACGCTGGCGGCGGCCGACGGCAAGTGGTGGGAGCTGTCCCTCTACGACTCCGCCGTCGTCTCGATGGCGGACGGCAAGGGGGCGGTCTGGTACCGCCGCGACGCGAAGAAGTTCCGGTCGCTGCTCGCCGAGTCCGCCGACCTGCACCGCCGGATGCTCACGTCGTGGCCGCAGCTGCGTGCTGCCTACAAGGCCGCGCTGCCGGAGATCACG
Encoded proteins:
- a CDS encoding acyltransferase family protein, whose product is MTAVSDTRPPADPGAVARVPEVRSITGLRIVAAVWVLLFHWKFTPLPDWERVRAFLTPVTDSGHLGVDLFYVISGFVITLTYVDKMGRRPRLGGWLSFWWARICRVWPAYAVVVVLFGIWLLWRRSVDPAFYAYQGVQPDLGWRSWVEQLLLVQLWHRPDFDGASFVGATWSVSAEMAAYVAFPVLALVLHRLKKLPWWVLVAGAVALMAPAALRSYQTGVIYWDYSWLERIFTCFGAGALVCLAVRKLQAGPVSGPRAAAWAPRIAWILVLECVLVVGWAAGRPYDRFATVAVLFPLLVGALALTDRGPSAWLSRPSIVLGGRISYSVYLVHVPVYEIFWTFQKTVPQIAPGGPWTSFLVPNLPVVAIGLGWVLWRFVEEPARRRLRDLGRARRLRRDGARDGYADATMTHAASEHSPAPEQHAATRTERTRVTEQ
- the glf gene encoding UDP-galactopyranose mutase, which translates into the protein MNADLVVVGSGFFGLTVARQCAEDLGLKVLVIDRRDHIGGNAYSEAEPETGIEVHRYGAHLFHTSNERVWQHVNRFTKFTPYVHRVFSTYSGGVYSMPVNLHTINQYFGKALGPAAARALVAEQAGEIDTAAADNFEDKAISLIGRPLYEAFFKGYTAKQWQTDPRNLPGATVTRLPVRYNYDNRYFNDTYEGLPVDGYTAWLERLADHENIEVRLGTDFFDASQEVSKANVAGNVPVVYTGPVDTYFGDAEGQLSWRTLDFEQEVLPVEDFQGVPVMNYADEDVPYTRIHEFRHFHPERDYPKDKTVIMREFSRFAVAGDEPYYPVNTPEDRQKLLAYRDLASREKDVLFGGRLGTYKYLDMHMAIGAALSMVDNKLTPHFKDGAALVAGGVDA
- a CDS encoding glycosyltransferase, which translates into the protein MTTVTHGTDLHLEGSQGLAPDDGVWREVHRIVFPSKADIDVLPLYVDFSQSEGYASADTDSMEFVNTGVAESDTEAAGNRRSLTVPAGKRYSLGSYFNAFPASYWRKWTRAEEIRFVGTFTGHGTVTLFKSNARGSRQRVTSWRVEGEARLSEDLTLAPFADGGWYWIDVAGGAEELTLVEAAWSAPVADQPAGKASIGVTTMNRPDYCVKTLNALAADASVLEVLDEIVIVDQGTQKLREQEGYEEVAALLGSKLRVIDQANLGGSGGFARGMFEAVRGEKSKYVLLLDDDVNIEPEGIVRAVQFGDACRKPTLVGGHMFDMYDRSVLHTLGESVNLYRFFWGPARGLYHGHNLAASNLRQTPWMHRRVDTDYNGWWMCLIPVEVVKEIGLSLPAFIKWDDAEYGLRAMEHGYSTVSLPGACVWHVSWNDKDDTIDWQAYYHERNRFLVALLYSPYERGGRLFRESSYTDVKHLISMQYYAQTLRNRALSDLLKGPGHLHETLGTTLPAIRAARAEHPDAQVEAEPDAFPSPTRGKPAHKGKEPKPPKRVTLLPWAAQAALRQLKPVKPEANERPDATLAAADGKWWELSLYDSAVVSMADGKGAVWYRRDAKKFRSLLAESADLHRRMLTSWPQLRAAYKAALPEITSMEAWAKTFGVDLSKPAENR